From one Anabas testudineus chromosome 21, fAnaTes1.2, whole genome shotgun sequence genomic stretch:
- the LOC113172637 gene encoding dehydrogenase/reductase SDR family member on chromosome X-like isoform X2 codes for MLSTVRCRFLQPVFQLYLLGFKVLLAQLFSRPFRLPVMPRQDGKVAIVTGGGRGIGYEVVLHMARLGVHVIIGGRDEQEGLAAVRRICEEYKEAKEFMKLDLASSQSVRHFVQSFKQRGLPLNILVNNAGVMLVPEGRTEDGFEQHFGVNYLGHFLLTWLLLDTLKNSGKCGHFSRVVNISSSAHRIGKISINALNSCKCYSAHAAYCNSKLAQLLFSSHLDQELQRRGFPVSSCAVDPGMVDTALYRHLWMPFHLLQSTIARLLFKTPAEGAATVLYTALSPALEGQSEGGYWANGCREMTTPPTFDPTLKLSLWESSLQLLGLP; via the exons ATGTTGTCCACTGTTCGGTGTCGTTTTCTCCAACCGGTGTTCCAGCTGTACCTGCTCGGGTTTAAGGTGCTCCTGGCTCAGCTGTTCAGCAGACCCTTCAGGTTGCCAG TGATGCCCAGACAAGATGGCAAGGTTGCCATAGTGACAGGAGGAGGCAGGGGAATTGGCTATGAGGTAGTCCTCCACATGGCCAGACTCGGGGTGCATGTTATCATAG GTGGGAGGGATGAACAGGAGGGTCTGGCGGCCGTCAGGAGGATCTGTGAAGAGTACAAAGAGGCCAAAG AGTTCATGAAACTGGACCTAGCCTCTTCGCAGTCTGTCCGTCACTTTGTCCAGAGCTTCAAGCAGCGGGGCCTGCCTCTAAACATCCTGGTCAATAATG CTGGTGTCATGCTGGTTCCTGAGGGCCGTACTGAAGATGGATTTGAGCAGCACTTTGGAGTAAATTACCTGGGCCACTTCTTATTGACCTGGCTTCTCCTAGATACGCTGAAGAATTCTGGGAAATGTGGTCACTTCTCCCGCGTGGTCAacatctcctcctctgcccaCCGCATCGGCAAAATAAGcataaatgctttaaatagCTG CAAGTGTTATTCAGCCCATGCTGCTTATTGCAACAGTAAGCTGGCCCAGCTGTTATTCAGCTCCCACCTCGACCAGGAGCTACAACGCAGAGGTTTCCCAGTGAGTTCATGTGCTGTGGATCCTGGGATGGTGGATACTGCTCTGTACCGTCACCTTTGGATGCCCTTTCATCTGCTGCAGAGCACCATTGCTCGCCTGCTTTTCAAG ACTCCTGCAGAGGGCGCTGCCACTGTGCTCTACACTGCTCTGTCACCGGCACTGGAGGGGCAGTCTGAAGGAGGCTACTGGGCCAATGGGTGCAGGGAGATGACAACACCACCAACCTTTGACCCCACGCTGAAGCTGAGCCTATGGGAGAGCAGCCTGCAGTTACTGGGCCTGCCGTAG
- the LOC113172637 gene encoding dehydrogenase/reductase SDR family member on chromosome X-like isoform X1, translated as MLSTVRCRFLQPVFQLYLLGFKVLLAQLFSRPFRLPVMPRQDGKVAIVTGGGRGIGYEVVLHMARLGVHVIIGGRDEQEGLAAVRRICEEYKEAKVEFMKLDLASSQSVRHFVQSFKQRGLPLNILVNNAGVMLVPEGRTEDGFEQHFGVNYLGHFLLTWLLLDTLKNSGKCGHFSRVVNISSSAHRIGKISINALNSCKCYSAHAAYCNSKLAQLLFSSHLDQELQRRGFPVSSCAVDPGMVDTALYRHLWMPFHLLQSTIARLLFKTPAEGAATVLYTALSPALEGQSEGGYWANGCREMTTPPTFDPTLKLSLWESSLQLLGLP; from the exons ATGTTGTCCACTGTTCGGTGTCGTTTTCTCCAACCGGTGTTCCAGCTGTACCTGCTCGGGTTTAAGGTGCTCCTGGCTCAGCTGTTCAGCAGACCCTTCAGGTTGCCAG TGATGCCCAGACAAGATGGCAAGGTTGCCATAGTGACAGGAGGAGGCAGGGGAATTGGCTATGAGGTAGTCCTCCACATGGCCAGACTCGGGGTGCATGTTATCATAG GTGGGAGGGATGAACAGGAGGGTCTGGCGGCCGTCAGGAGGATCTGTGAAGAGTACAAAGAGGCCAAAG TAGAGTTCATGAAACTGGACCTAGCCTCTTCGCAGTCTGTCCGTCACTTTGTCCAGAGCTTCAAGCAGCGGGGCCTGCCTCTAAACATCCTGGTCAATAATG CTGGTGTCATGCTGGTTCCTGAGGGCCGTACTGAAGATGGATTTGAGCAGCACTTTGGAGTAAATTACCTGGGCCACTTCTTATTGACCTGGCTTCTCCTAGATACGCTGAAGAATTCTGGGAAATGTGGTCACTTCTCCCGCGTGGTCAacatctcctcctctgcccaCCGCATCGGCAAAATAAGcataaatgctttaaatagCTG CAAGTGTTATTCAGCCCATGCTGCTTATTGCAACAGTAAGCTGGCCCAGCTGTTATTCAGCTCCCACCTCGACCAGGAGCTACAACGCAGAGGTTTCCCAGTGAGTTCATGTGCTGTGGATCCTGGGATGGTGGATACTGCTCTGTACCGTCACCTTTGGATGCCCTTTCATCTGCTGCAGAGCACCATTGCTCGCCTGCTTTTCAAG ACTCCTGCAGAGGGCGCTGCCACTGTGCTCTACACTGCTCTGTCACCGGCACTGGAGGGGCAGTCTGAAGGAGGCTACTGGGCCAATGGGTGCAGGGAGATGACAACACCACCAACCTTTGACCCCACGCTGAAGCTGAGCCTATGGGAGAGCAGCCTGCAGTTACTGGGCCTGCCGTAG
- the LOC113172637 gene encoding dehydrogenase/reductase SDR family member on chromosome X-like isoform X3 translates to MLSTVRCRFLQPVFQLYLLGFKVLLAQLFSRPFRLPGGRDEQEGLAAVRRICEEYKEAKVEFMKLDLASSQSVRHFVQSFKQRGLPLNILVNNAGVMLVPEGRTEDGFEQHFGVNYLGHFLLTWLLLDTLKNSGKCGHFSRVVNISSSAHRIGKISINALNSCKCYSAHAAYCNSKLAQLLFSSHLDQELQRRGFPVSSCAVDPGMVDTALYRHLWMPFHLLQSTIARLLFKTPAEGAATVLYTALSPALEGQSEGGYWANGCREMTTPPTFDPTLKLSLWESSLQLLGLP, encoded by the exons ATGTTGTCCACTGTTCGGTGTCGTTTTCTCCAACCGGTGTTCCAGCTGTACCTGCTCGGGTTTAAGGTGCTCCTGGCTCAGCTGTTCAGCAGACCCTTCAGGTTGCCAG GTGGGAGGGATGAACAGGAGGGTCTGGCGGCCGTCAGGAGGATCTGTGAAGAGTACAAAGAGGCCAAAG TAGAGTTCATGAAACTGGACCTAGCCTCTTCGCAGTCTGTCCGTCACTTTGTCCAGAGCTTCAAGCAGCGGGGCCTGCCTCTAAACATCCTGGTCAATAATG CTGGTGTCATGCTGGTTCCTGAGGGCCGTACTGAAGATGGATTTGAGCAGCACTTTGGAGTAAATTACCTGGGCCACTTCTTATTGACCTGGCTTCTCCTAGATACGCTGAAGAATTCTGGGAAATGTGGTCACTTCTCCCGCGTGGTCAacatctcctcctctgcccaCCGCATCGGCAAAATAAGcataaatgctttaaatagCTG CAAGTGTTATTCAGCCCATGCTGCTTATTGCAACAGTAAGCTGGCCCAGCTGTTATTCAGCTCCCACCTCGACCAGGAGCTACAACGCAGAGGTTTCCCAGTGAGTTCATGTGCTGTGGATCCTGGGATGGTGGATACTGCTCTGTACCGTCACCTTTGGATGCCCTTTCATCTGCTGCAGAGCACCATTGCTCGCCTGCTTTTCAAG ACTCCTGCAGAGGGCGCTGCCACTGTGCTCTACACTGCTCTGTCACCGGCACTGGAGGGGCAGTCTGAAGGAGGCTACTGGGCCAATGGGTGCAGGGAGATGACAACACCACCAACCTTTGACCCCACGCTGAAGCTGAGCCTATGGGAGAGCAGCCTGCAGTTACTGGGCCTGCCGTAG